The Pseudanabaena sp. ABRG5-3 genome includes the window CTACTCGCCGCGCTCTGAGCGACTCTACTCAAGGTCACATCGTCATTCAAGATCGTACTGAAGGCGCAAAATATACCGCTAAATTTGCATGGGAAGATGGCTTTAATGCAAGCGATTATAAAGGTGTCAAAACCTACTTGATGAATGCGGGTGAAGACTTTGCGGTGATGTTGATTCAAAATAGCACAGTCCAAGAACTTGCTAATGATGTCACTAAAATGTGGTCTGGTAATCGCTTACCGATCTTCTCAATTCCCCAAGCGAATATCGGCGCACCTAGCAGCATTCGTCAAATTGTTGATGTCACTGGCAAGGGCGACACCTTTGGCATGGAGGATGTGCGTACTGACTGGGGAACCATGTCCGACAAGGATTACAACGATATGGTTTTCCGCTTTACAGGCGCAACGGGTGTTGCCCCTTTGATGGATACTAATGTGAATCGCGATCGCGACTGGCGCAGTTCTTCCGTCGGTCAAGAATTGGTACAGTATGCGACTCGTCCTAAATATAGTGGTGGCATCTTCGATACAGGTGAATCGGGCAAAGTTCGCATTGACTTTCTCCATGATGGTGGTTGGTATCAGAGCGAATTAGCCATTTTCAGTCTCGATGGCATGGAAAATCTCAAAGCTGGATCAGCAGAATTCATTCAAGAAGCATCCCGCCGCGCTCTCAGCGAGTCCAACCTTGGTCATGTTGTCATCAAAGATCGTACTGATGCCGCAAAATTCTCCGATCAAGTGGCGTGGGAAGCGGACTTTAACTCTGGTGCATACAAAGACGCTCAAACCTTTGACATGTCTCCCCGTGGACACTTTGCCTTTATGTTGGTACAGAACAATACGGTAGCAGCGATCGCCAATGATATCAGCATCATTAATCAAACTGGCAACTTGCCAATGTTCTCAATTCCAGAAGCAAATCCCTTTGGAACAGCCGTCGGACAAATGGTCAATGTCGATGGCAAAAACACCTATGCCTTTGAAGATAATCGTCTCGACTTGCCAAACATTGCCGATCGCGATTACAACGACATCGTAATCCAAGTCAAGGGCGCAACCAGTGATGTACCTTTGATGAATAATTTGGTTAATCCTGAACGCGACTGGCGTACCTCTGATAGTGGCAAAGAATTGCTTGCCTATGCCAACCGTGCCGAATATGACAAAGGCGTACTTACTGCTGGTACGACTGGCAAGATCGAAGTGGAATTTCTCTACGATGGTGGCTATTACAAAGGCGATGTCGGTATTTTCAGTCTTGATGGCATGGATGCCTATGCTGCGGGTTCTGCTGCATTCATTGCTGAAGCTGCTCGTCGTGTGGCAAGTAACTCCACTCAAGGCTATGTATTACTAAGCGATACAACCGATACAGCTAAGTTTACCAGTGGTTTAGATTGGGAATCCAATTTTAACTCTGGTACATTCAAAGGTACAAAAATACTCAATCTCGCGCCCAATAGTTCCTATGGAGTCATCCAAGTTCCTAATGGCACAATTAGTGAAGTAATTGCTAACCCCGCCATTGATGGCACGAAGCGACCTTTGTTCTCCATGCTCGATAACAATCCTAGCCGCAGTTTCCAAATGGGCAAAACCGATGTGGGTAATGGTTCGTTTATAATTTCGATTGAAGATCAGCGTCTTGATGGCGTAAGCGATCGCGACTACAACGATATTATCTTCCGCATTAAAGGGGATGCCTCTGTAAGTGCAGATACCCTTGATCGCGTGATGGCAGCTAACAAAGATTGGCGATCGACCGAAATGGGTCAAACTCTGCTCAACTATGCCAGCAATCCATCGGCAACCACCAGTTCTCAATTTCTCTTTGGCTTTAGCTGGAGCGACACTTTGCAAGGAACCGATGCCAATGAATATATTTCTGGCGGCGCAGGTAACGATATCCTCATCGGTGGCAAGGGAAATGACATTCTTGTTGGTGGCTCTGGTAATGACACATTCCTGTTTAACAACATCAATCAAGCAGGTGATACAGTCCTTGATTTTGGTGCTGGTGATGCCATTAATCTCAAAGGTATACTCAGTTCCATCAACTACCAAGGCGCGAATGCGATCGCAGATGGATTTGTCCGCTTCCAACAACTTGGTACAAACACAGTTGTCCAAGTCTCTCCTGACGGGTTAGGCAATACCAATAATCTAGTGAACTTATTGACTGTTAATAACACCAATATCACTTCTGTCAGTAATAGCCTCATTTTTTAAATAATGAATCAAGAAGATAGGGGGTACTTTGTACCCCCTATCTTCACCTCTAGATTAATTGATCACGCTTTAAGCTAGAAATTTCTGTAGAGTAAAAAACTGTGGCGCACGCTGTACGTGCGCCACAGTTTTTTTGACTTACCTCTGCGATTTTGTAATATCGAGATTCAGAAAGGGAACTGCGCCATTTCCACCTAATACTTGTGGAAATTTACCATCCCATTTTTCGATCGCCTGTTTTTGCAAAAGCTCAGAAGTTAAGGTTTCCCGTAACAAGCGTTGCGCTTCCGCCTGACCCTTAGCACGGTTAATGGTTGCCTCTGCTTCTTGCTCAGCTTCTCTAGCAATGTATACAGCTCTTTGAGCGCGTTGTTCAGCAATTTGTTTTTCTTCTACTGCCTTAGAGAATTCTGTGGAGAAGTTTAGATCGACGACACTGGTATCTAACACAATGATGCCGTACTTGCTCAATCGCTGGCTGAGAGCCTCATCAAAATCTAACTTCAGTTCATCGCGCTTAGTAATTGCCTCCTCTACAGTACGTCGAGCGGCTGCGACTTTAAAGGATTCTTGAGTTTGTGGAGCAATGATTTTGGAAACAATATTTTGCAAAGTGCCTTGAGTACGACGGATTGTGACTACTTCGATAGGATCAAGGCGAAAGTTAATCGCAAAACTTGCTGTAAGTTGCTGCAAATCCTTGGTAGAACTTTGGGCAGGCACTTCAAACTTCTGGACAGTTAAATCATAGACATCAACCTGAGAAATTACGGGCGGTTTAAAATGTACACCTTCTAGTAATACACCATCCTTGGCTTTTCCTAAGATGCTCAATACCCCTGCTTCTCCGGGATTGATAATCACGAAGGAGTTAAAACTGATGACCGCGAGAATTCCTAATATGGCAACTAGGATTAAGGATTGCCAGCTTGTTTCTTGGTCTTGCATTACTTTTTCCTAATGTTTATGGCACTCAATCATATTAGAGCGATGGGGTATTGCACTGACTCTCCATATATTTTCTTAACGTCAGTTCGCCGCAAGCGAGAAATAGTAAGGAATCGCTAAGTGATTCCTTACTATTTTCTGCTGTGCTTTGCACGGTGCAAATGGCTCTAACTAAGTTTTTTCAAGCAATGATGGCTTGCCCTAAGGGCAAGCCATCATTGCTTACAGATTTGTTTCTGCTCTGGGGTTAAAGTCGGTGTATATTCGAGATAATTTTCTAGCAGATTGCAGCCCCTTTGAACTAGCTCATTAAAAGTCAAGGTCTCAGCATTCCACAATTTCAGAGTATTGTCGCGACTCGCTGAAATCAGGTATTCACCATTGGGGCTATAGCTCACTGCATTGACCTCGGCGGTATGACCTACCAAATTTTTGAGGATTTCGCCACTCTCAAGATCGACGATTTTGATCGTTTTATCAGCATTGGCTGTGGCGATCGCACGACCATTAGGACTAAAGTTAATGCCATAGATCCAAGAATCAACATTCACCGTAATCACTTTTTCTAATATTCCTGTTTGAGCATTCCATAATTTGACTTTGCCATCTTTGCCCGCCGAAGCAATTTGTTTTCCATCAGGGCTATAGGCAACCGCCAGACCACCATTGAGATGGGCTTCCATCGTATTGGTATTTTGTCCAGTCTTCACATTCCAAATTCTTACGGTTTGATCATTACTGGTCGAAGCTAAGGACTGACTATCAGGACTAAAGGTGATCGCCCAAACTTCTTTTTTATGACCATCTAGGACATGCAATAACTTGGGCTTGTCTGTGTTATCCCATTGCCACAGCTTAATTTTATTATCGATACCCAGAGTCACTAAGGTCTTTTGATCGGGGCTAAAGGTGGCATAGACCAGCCCCGATCCATGAATATTGAGCGTATGCAGGAGTTTCCCTGATGTTCTATCCCAAATTTTGACGGTTTTGTCAGTACTGGCGGAAACCAATTTCTTACCATCAGCGCTAAAGCTTACACCATAGACTGTATCCTCATGCCCTTTGAGTTCTTGACGGAAAGAACCATCGGCATTCCAAAGACGAACACTTTTATCGACACCACCTGAGGCAAATATTTTTCCATCAGGGCTGAAATTCACTGACCAAATATTATCGGTATGTCCATAAATGGTATCGAGCAATGTTGCTTTGAGATCCCAGAGCCTCACCGTGCGATCTTTGCTAGCTGATAGAAGATAGCGACCACTGGGACTAAAATTAACATCAAAAATAGCATTGGTATGTCCGCCTAATTTCATTTCGATCGCCCCTTCAAGATTGAGGATTTGAATCGAATTATCTTGAGCGCCTAAGGCAATCCTTTGACCGTCAGCACTAAACTTGACACTCAAAATATCCGTTGCGTTCGTTTTGAAGGTGTGGGTTAATTGCAGTTGATAGCTAACAGACTTCGGTGGAGCTGGTTCACTACCTGTTCTGTTTTCGCTCTCAGTCAATCCATCAGATATCTCCTCAGAAATATTTGGTATATCCACAGGATTAATGATCGTTTTTTCGACGATTTTCCATATCTTGACGGTTTCATCACTGCCAGAGGTGGCTAGTTGCTTACCATCTGGATGGAAACTCACACTATGAATTTTTTTATCATGGGCGATCGCCCTAGTCAGTAGTTGTCCTTGCAAGTTCCAAAGTGAAATGGTACGCCCCTTAGCGGTCACAATCAAATTACCATCGGGGCTAAAACTAGCATCTTGAATTGCATCCGCGCCGCGACTTTTAATTGGATTGTTCTCCATATTTGTCGGTCTGATCGTAACTATTTCCGTACCGCGATCGCGATCCCAAAGTTTTGCTGTGCCATCTTTACTTGCCGTCAGCAACATTTTGCCTTGAGGATGGAAATGGACTCTAAAGATATCATCCTGATGGGCATAGAACTTGGCAACTAGCTTACCTGTCTCAACATCCCAAATCCGCACACTTTTGCCCTGTCCCACCGACGCAATCTGGCGATCATCGGGACTAAAACTCAACCCCCGAATTTCGATCGCATTAAACCCAATGAGGCGCGAAATCGGCTTACCATTACTTTGAAAGAGATAGACACTGCCGTCATAGCTCCCGAAAGCCATAATATTGCCATTATGACTAAATTTAGCTGCATAAAATGGAGCATCCATTTTTTGAGGATTAAATCGATAGCGCTCACGCATACTATAGACAATCATTTGAAGTGCTTCTAAATTTAATTTGGTAATTCTACTGCGATCTAATCCCTCACTGGTATTGTTCAGCTTCTTCGCCGACTTCACCACTGTCGCTAATGCTTCCAATTGATTATTTAGCAAAAAGCTAGACTTTGCCGAAGAGATCAAGGCTTCAATTTCGCCAAATTCAGCGAGTTGACGTTGGCGATTGGCTTGAAACGCTAAGCCTGCCATAATAAAGAGCCCCAATGCTGTACCCACTAACGCAAACTTAGTAAGACGGTTGAAGTTGGTTTGACTCCGTTGAGCAGAAGAACGCACCTTGATTAATTCCGCTTGCAAACCTGCTTCTTGATTTGCCCGAATAAAGGTCACTAGATAATCATGGATCAATTGATAACGATTGCTATCAACATCCGATAATTGAAAGATCAAACCTGAGCCAATCAGAATCTCTAAAACTAAGTCCAGATCGGCAGTATTTCCAGAATAAGGTAAAATACCTGTGCGTAATTCGTTATAAGTCCGTAATGGACGCTTACCTTGTTCGTCGGTTAATAGAACTAGCACCTGTTGGGCAATAAAAGCAGATTTGCCACAGGCTTGGATCACTTCTTCTACAGATTGCTCAACGAGGCGCTGCTTGCCACCCGCAAGACGGTAGGTAGCCAATGTATTAATATTACGGTCTTGGAGTTGCGATCCGACTAACTGCAATTCGATGGGGCGCACCGTGCCGCGATCGCCTGCTAAATCTCTAACTAACTCATCAATTAAAACTGGTTCAAGGGGGAAGTTTGCTTGTTCGGTAAGATTTTCGATTAGGGACTTAGCATCAGAGGGAGAGAGATTGCCTAGCGCATATCGAAAGTTGCGACTCAGAATATCGACTTCTGCATGGGCAGATTCTAACTCTAATAGTAAATATAAGTAATCTTCACGGATCGAGACGACTAATTTTAGTAATGGAATTTTGAGGCAAGCTCGCCAAAAATCGATAAAGACTTCTCTTTCCTGTGGCTGATTGTAGGTAAAAAAGAATTCTTCAAATTGATCGAAAATGAGAACAATCTGAGTACCACTATTAGCTACTTGTTTAAGTTTATTGAGTAGGTTAGCAGCATCGCGATCATCATTTTTTCTCCGTTCACGATATCGATGATGGGATGGAGGTATTGGGGTTACATCATCTCTAAAAATATTGAATCCATTGCTGAAGTCCTGACCAACATACAGCGCAAAGGAAATAGCATTAACCCAGTCTGTATAAACCCGAATCTTAATGGGAATTAATTCTTGTCCTGTTAGCGATCGCTGAAGTAGGGCAGGAATTAGCCCTGCTCCGACCAATGAGCTTTTACCAACGCCTGACTCGCCATGAATGACGGTGAGTTGATGCTCAACCGAAAGAATCCGCTCAACTAAACGCTCAACATCTTGATTACGTCCTGAGGCAACTATCTCGCTAGCATTAACATCAAACCTACTCGTATCAAGGGCGGCAATACTTGGATTAGGTGAAAATTGTTTGGGTTGGAGAACTCCTGCACCGATAAAGGCTCTGAGTCCATATTGCTGTTCTAGCGATCGCTGTTTTTTTCTGGCTTGAAAGGCTTGTAGATACTGCTCTTGGGCAAAGGCAATATCATGAAAAGTATCAAGAAAGCGGATATAGAGTTTTGGTTCATCATTGAAATTGAAATTAGCGAGCATCGATTTCATCAAGGCTGAGGCTAAATCTAATTCTTTGAGTTGAAAATGGCTCTGAGTTAGTAAAAGTTGATATTGTCCGACTTGGATTTGGCGCAGGCGTTGCCAGTTGTACGCTAGCTGATCGTCATCAAAAATAGGGGCTTTCTCTAGGGTAGCGATCGCATAGCTGGAATATTGTTTGACCTTTGCCCAGTCTCTCCTTTCTACAGCAATTTTGGCTAAATAGCCATAGTCTTGGGCAAGTTCGAGAGGCATCTGTTCATGCAATGGCAGCAATGAGTGCATCCATTGTTCTAGCTCTTGCCACTCCCTCAGTTGTTCGAGAACACCACTATAGGCACGGCTATATTTCGCGATGAGATCATTACGCTCTGCACTTTTAAAAGCGGCGATCGCTTCTTGAAAGAATTTCTTAGCTTTAATCCAAGAATCATAAGCCTGTCGCCCATTCACAAAGGAATTATGCCACCATAAATTCCCTAAATAGAATAAAACGATGCCACTTTCAACCGCCTTATGTTCCTTTTGCCAATAGGCTAGACTGCATTGATAATATATTTGGGAGACACTATGCACTTCACCTTGAGATTCTTCATAGACCTCATTGGCAGGTGCTTCAGGCGATCGCCACAACAAACGTCCCAACACAAAATCTAATTTTGCCTCCATTTCTGGGCAAATCTGAGGATGCTCCTGTTGATTCTGTTGCTGCTGCTGGGCAATGCGTAGTTCACGTCTGGCAAGCTCTAGCTCACTATAGGAAAATGCGTCACGATCAGCATCGATTTTGCTATCTTGCCAAAATAGAGGGATCTGGGGATTTCTGGTAACTTCAAATAGCCGCTCAACTTGATGATGCACTTCACGGGCTAACTCCATAGGTGCAAGTTCAAACTTAATCGGAGGAGCGGCTAGATTTGCAAGTTCAGGAGCCGTTACTAAAAGCTGTTGTAGATGCAGATCATCGAGCCATAGTACCAGTGGACATTTGAGATGCTTTTTGAGGCGATCGCGAAATAGATTGGCATCAAAGAATAGCTTTGCAAAATCCTCTGGATTGTTTGCCCTAGTCTGCTCTAAGCCCAAGCACATTAGGGCAGGAATATTTTCAATTTCTCCATCTCTCAGGAGATTTTGCAACTTCCCGTATAAATTTTCATGGGACTCTCGCCACCAGATTTCACGACACAGCCAACCCGTTTTGGTAGCAAGGGTAGTCAATATTTTTTGACGCAGATTACGGTAGTTACAGTTAATAACGATCAGCGAAAAAGATCCCTGAGATGAATTGATCGCTTTAACTAAAACATTTAGCGATCGCTCATTAAGGGAATATAAGTCTTCCAGATGCCTGATCGATTGATCGACCTGAATCACTTGATTTGCTTAATCGCTATGGCGATACTGTAATCTACACAACCTATATTACTACTTAATCTTAGAAAGGTCTCACTTGACTATAGGGCATTAATGGCAAAATCAATGGCAAAATCGTTGTAACATCAGTAATCAATGCCAATTTTCCATAGACTAACGATTCGTCGCTAAATACATGAGCTTAATGCCCAAGCATTTGCCTACAGACTCTTTAATTTCTCCTAAGAAAAAAATACCCCTGCGCCAATGGTGTTTTTTTGCGAGCTTAACCATCGCGCTACTGTCAGGTTGTCAGGATCAATCAACCCCAACGCCTACTGCCTCGCCGACCAGCACTGCCAAACCTACAACGGCAGCGATCGCCAAGGATCCAGAGGGAATTTTAGAAAGGGTGAAAACTCGCGGCAAACTAATCTGTGGCGTAAATGGCAAATTATCAGGCTTTAGTTACGTTGATGATAAGGGAGTCTGGAGTGGCTTAGATGTCGATTATTGCAAAGCGATCGCGGCGGCAGTCTTGGGTGATGCCAAAGCCGTTGAGTTTAAGCCTTTATTAGCCAAAGATCGATTTACTGCCTTACAAAGTGGTGAAGTTGATCTCTTAATGCGAAATACCACCCGCACGCTAACCCGTGATGTCACCCCCAATATTTCCTTTGCCCCAACAACTTTTTTTGATGGTCAGGGGATAATGGTACGAATTGGCGCAAAACCGACTACGCCCAGCAATTCACCCAGTAGTTCACCTAGTCCTAGCGCAACTACTTCCGCATCCCCCTCAGCATCTCCTAGTCCCACTAGTACCCCAGAACCTGACAAAACTAGTAAATCAGATTCTAAAGAGAGTAAATCCGATAAGCAATCACCAAAAAATAGCGAAGAATCGACTCTCTCTCTCAAAGAGCTATCAGGCAAAAAAATCTGTGTGGAAACAGGTATCAATGCTACTAATCTCGAATCTGCTCTGAAGGAAGCCAATATTGATATCTATCCAACGATTCTGCCCGATCTTGATAGTGTCTTGAATACCTATGCTAAAGGTGACTGCGACGCAATCTCTTCCGAGAAATCGCAACTCGCCGCATGGAGAAGTAAACTTCCGCGTCCTGCTGATCACAAAATCCTCGATGTGAGTTTCTCTAAAGAGCCACTGAGTCCTGCATTAGTTGGCAATGATAAGCGCTGGCGGGATGTTGTGACTTGGGTGGTCTATGCCACTTTTTATGCAGAAGAGTTGGGCATCAGCATGGATAACTACACCATTTTCAAAGATACTAAGAATCCTGAAGTCTCAAGGTTTCTCGGTACTTCGGATTCACTGGGCATTGAGCTAGGGCTTGCGCCAGATTGGACTACTCAAATCCTGAAACAAGTCGGCAACTACAGCGATATCTATAATCGCAATCTAGCTCCCTTAGATGTTCCACGCGGATTAAATCGCACTTGGAAGCAAGGCGGTTTGCTCTATTCGATGCCCTTTAGATAGCTAGAGAACTTATTAGTTTTAGCTTTCAGCTAGTTCACTATT containing:
- a CDS encoding DUF4114 domain-containing protein; this encodes MATQGTFTVGATGKLSFDFLFDGGKFQGELAVFSLKGMENLEVGSTAFIQEATRRALTNSTQGRILVFDGSEGAKFSAQLDWEDNFNNGTYKGIKNFSMQVGDQVAFMLIPNGTVNQAFGSLTNGLALASDRVPLFSISAANPDNSTQFTQVEGIEGRGNVFAMEDVRLKNGSDYDYNDLVFQLTGAEGNGIPAVDDVSAVSKDWIDTAIGQQITDYASRSTFNSGVFRVDDSGQVGVDYLYDGGWYQGEMAIFSLKGMEGLQVDSYEFVQEATRRALSDSTQGHIVIQDRTEGAKYTAKFAWEDGFNASDYKGVKTYLMNAGEDFAVMLIQNSTVQELANDVTKMWSGNRLPIFSIPQANIGAPSSIRQIVDVTGKGDTFGMEDVRTDWGTMSDKDYNDMVFRFTGATGVAPLMDTNVNRDRDWRSSSVGQELVQYATRPKYSGGIFDTGESGKVRIDFLHDGGWYQSELAIFSLDGMENLKAGSAEFIQEASRRALSESNLGHVVIKDRTDAAKFSDQVAWEADFNSGAYKDAQTFDMSPRGHFAFMLVQNNTVAAIANDISIINQTGNLPMFSIPEANPFGTAVGQMVNVDGKNTYAFEDNRLDLPNIADRDYNDIVIQVKGATSDVPLMNNLVNPERDWRTSDSGKELLAYANRAEYDKGVLTAGTTGKIEVEFLYDGGYYKGDVGIFSLDGMDAYAAGSAAFIAEAARRVASNSTQGYVLLSDTTDTAKFTSGLDWESNFNSGTFKGTKILNLAPNSSYGVIQVPNGTISEVIANPAIDGTKRPLFSMLDNNPSRSFQMGKTDVGNGSFIISIEDQRLDGVSDRDYNDIIFRIKGDASVSADTLDRVMAANKDWRSTEMGQTLLNYASNPSATTSSQFLFGFSWSDTLQGTDANEYISGGAGNDILIGGKGNDILVGGSGNDTFLFNNINQAGDTVLDFGAGDAINLKGILSSINYQGANAIADGFVRFQQLGTNTVVQVSPDGLGNTNNLVNLLTVNNTNITSVSNSLIF
- a CDS encoding prohibitin family protein, producing MQDQETSWQSLILVAILGILAVISFNSFVIINPGEAGVLSILGKAKDGVLLEGVHFKPPVISQVDVYDLTVQKFEVPAQSSTKDLQQLTASFAINFRLDPIEVVTIRRTQGTLQNIVSKIIAPQTQESFKVAAARRTVEEAITKRDELKLDFDEALSQRLSKYGIIVLDTSVVDLNFSTEFSKAVEEKQIAEQRAQRAVYIAREAEQEAEATINRAKGQAEAQRLLRETLTSELLQKQAIEKWDGKFPQVLGGNGAVPFLNLDITKSQR
- a CDS encoding amino acid ABC transporter substrate-binding protein; its protein translation is MSLMPKHLPTDSLISPKKKIPLRQWCFFASLTIALLSGCQDQSTPTPTASPTSTAKPTTAAIAKDPEGILERVKTRGKLICGVNGKLSGFSYVDDKGVWSGLDVDYCKAIAAAVLGDAKAVEFKPLLAKDRFTALQSGEVDLLMRNTTRTLTRDVTPNISFAPTTFFDGQGIMVRIGAKPTTPSNSPSSSPSPSATTSASPSASPSPTSTPEPDKTSKSDSKESKSDKQSPKNSEESTLSLKELSGKKICVETGINATNLESALKEANIDIYPTILPDLDSVLNTYAKGDCDAISSEKSQLAAWRSKLPRPADHKILDVSFSKEPLSPALVGNDKRWRDVVTWVVYATFYAEELGISMDNYTIFKDTKNPEVSRFLGTSDSLGIELGLAPDWTTQILKQVGNYSDIYNRNLAPLDVPRGLNRTWKQGGLLYSMPFR